The Lycium barbarum isolate Lr01 chromosome 12, ASM1917538v2, whole genome shotgun sequence genome includes a region encoding these proteins:
- the LOC132621404 gene encoding PHAF1 protein At3g51130, translating into MMQRPRRRCEGTAMGSIVLDLRPGFGIGPFTLGSSISEAFAQIEQQPNIYDVVHVKYYDEEPLKLDIVISFPDHGFHLRFDPWSQRLRLIEIFDVKRLQMRYATSVIGGPSTLATFVAVYTLFGPTYPGTYDKDRGVYTLFYPGLSFAFPIPSQYTDCCRDGGAELPLEFPDGTTPVTCRVSIYDSSTGSKVGVGSMMDKACTPPLPAGSVYMEEVHVKLGEELRFSIGGQHIPFGASPQDVWTELGRPCGIHQKQVDQMVIHSASDPRPRTTLCGDYFYNYFTRGLDILFDGQTHKIKKFVLHTNYPGHADFNSYMKCNFVIHCSDFVGPYHQDMNSSKATITASTKWEQVKEILGDCGRAAIQTQGSTSNPFGSTFVYGYQNLAFEVMKNGYIATVTLFQS; encoded by the exons ATGATGCAGAGACCAAGACGCCGTTGCGAAGGCACAGCCATGGGCTCTATTGTTCTCGATCTCCGCCCTGGTTTTGGCATCGGTCCTTTTACCCTCG GAAGTTCTATTTCCGAAGCTTTTGCACAGATAGAGCAGCAACCTAACATTTATGATGTTGTCCATGTTAAGTATTACGATGAG GAGCCCTTAAAACTTGACATCGTCATTAGCTTCCCAGATCATGGATTTCATCTGCGGTTTGATCCCTGGTCACAG AGACTGCGTCTTATTGAAATATTCGATGTAAAACGGCTTCAGATGCGCTATGCCACCTCTGTAATAGG CGGGCCGTCCACTTTAGCCACTTTTGTAGCCGTCTATACTCTTTTTGGGCCTACCTATCCAGGAACATATGACAAGGACCGAGGAGTTTACACTCTATTTTATCCA GGATTGTCGTTTGCTTTTCCAATTCCCTCCCAGTATACAGATTGCTGTCGTGATGGAGGAG CGGAACTACCTCTGGAGTTTCCAGATGGCACAACTCCAGTTACTTGCCGTGTATCAATATATGATAGTTCTACTGGAAGTAAAGTTGGTGTTGGATCCATGATGGACAAGGCCTGTACTCCTCCTCTGCCTGCTGGCAGCGTCTACATGGAAGAAGTGCATGTTAAG CTGGGGGAAGAATTACGGTTTAGCATTGGTGGCCAACACATCCCCTTTGGTGCATCACCACAG GATGTTTGGACCGAATTAGGTCGACCATGCGGAATCCATCAGAAACAG GTTGATCAAATGGTGATCCATTCTGCTTCAGATCCCCGGCCGAGGACAACTCTTTGTGGTGATTATTTCTACAACTACTTTACTCGTGGCTTAGATATACTATTTGATGGGCAG ACACATAAAATCAAGAAATTTGTCTTGCACACCAACTATCCAGGGCATGCTGATTTTAATTCATACATGAAGTGCAATTTTGTTATCCATTGTTCTGATT TTGTAGGCCCGTATCATCAGGATATGAACTCCTCTAAAGCTACTATTACAGCCAGCACAAAATGGGAACAAGTTAAG GAGATACTAGGGGATTGCGGTCGAGCTGCTATCCAAACACAAGGCTCTACGAGCAATCCGTTTGGATCTACCTTTGTATATGGCTACCAAAATCTTGCCTTTGAG GTGATGAAGAATGGTTACATTGCGACTGTAACTCTCTTCCAGTCCTGA